AAGCCGATTTCATCCCCATATTCTTAAGCGAGTCTACCAGCCCGGCTTCATATTCGACCTTGTATTTCGGCATGGAGAGCTGAACCAGATGTTCATCGAATGGAGCGGCAAATACTTCAGGCTGCTGTATCAGCTGCTTCATGGTGTCATCCAAGCTCTTGCCCTCAGCCGGCAGAATCACCAGCATGTTCATGCTTGAATCACGATATGGCAGACGAACGGCCTGCCAGTCCTCTGACTCCTTATACCCATACAGATTGGTATCGTGCATCATCGGTATGTTCAGCTCCGTACCATCCCCGGTTGTAAAAGCCTCCTCCTTTGTTAGATTCTCATCGAAGGTGTACAGCCAGGTTCCTTTGAAATATAGGGCATTCAGCAAATAAGCTCTCACCGCGCTGTCCAGAGGCTCGCTCAGCATCTTGTCTATCAGACCTTCTGTTCTCTCACTGACCCAGGTATTGATGGAATTCATGGCTTCCTCGGAAGACAGCTCTGCTTCCAAGATCTCAGCTCCATAGCTGGTTCCTGCCGCTTCAAGAAACGCCGGTTTTAAGGTGTATCCCGTATCTACCCAGACCGAGTTTGCTGTCATCAGCTCCACCCCTTGACCTGGGCTGTTCAGAAGCTGCATATATATGCGGCTGGCCTCATTCACCCCTTCCATACTTAAGCCAGTAAGCCCAAGTACTTCTGCCATTTCCTGCTCCGTTACACCATTGGAGCCGGTATAAGCAAGCGTTAAGGCAGAGGCAATGCTGTAGGGCGAGATCAATACATTCTTAGGCGCGGCGTCCTGAGCTTGAAGCTCCTCCATCAGCTGGATACCAAGCGTATTCTGCGATTGAATCAACACCGGGTCTAATGCTGCAGCCAGCCGATCACGCTCCTCTGAACTTATCTGCTCGACCTTAGCAGGCAGCGTGGACAGGCTTTGCGGAATCTCTCCCTTCACATCTGCTTGAGATGCACAAGCACTTAAACCGAGCACAAGCATGATGGCCAGAAACGATCGTTTCACTGCCTTCCCTCTCTTCGTCATCAGCATCCTAGTCATCCCCCTTTTATATTGATAGACTCTCTCGGCAGCAGGATGGTTCCAATGATGTTAGTGTCTGGTATGGAATTTTTTTCTTAAATTCTAGCGTGTCTTATACCGCTCAAGAGGGTAATGAAGCTGTAAAATGATGTCCATAACGAGGAGGAGTGTTCCTATGATTCCAGCAACGCTTGAAGAACTTGAAGCTATTCGCAAAGAATGCCGTTCCATGGTAAATACGAGAGCCTTCGCATCCGGCGGCACTGCGCTTGTACCGATTCCCGGAACAGATGTTGTCGCGGATGTAGGCATGCTGATGCAGCTCCTGCCTGCCATTAATGATAAATTCGGCCTGTCCGAGAAGCAGCTGAGCGGTATGGATGCGGAATCCAAAGCAGCGATATACGGACTTGTCATGTCCATGGGGAGCGCAGTAATCGGTAAGCTCATCACACGGGAACTGGTCATCAAGCTGCTCCAGAAGGTTGGCGTACGGATGGCGGCCAAACAAGCGGCACGCATTATCCCTATCGCCGGTCACGCTTTATCTGCAGCGCTGAGCTTCTCTGCCATGCGGTATGTTGGCAATAAGCATGTAGAGGATTGCTATAACGTCGCCAGACAGCTGATCGAGCAGAGAAGAGCGAAAGAGCTGGAAATACCGGCAGACGCTGTTATTGTAGACACGGTTAAAGTATGACCTGATCCAAGCTGTCCGTCATGATCATGCTGTTCATGAGAATTAAAAGACACCGTACCTCTTGAGAGGAGAACTCCTGCTCATTCAAGAGAGTACGGTGTCTTTTTGCTAGATGAATCTATTTCATAATTTTCTAAGCTGACAGCAATCTACATTAATCAGCCTACCTCTGTAAACTGGCTGTTATATAGCTCTGCATAGAATCCATTAGCCATAAGCAGTTCCTCATGGGTTCCTTTTTCAATTACATCCCCATGGTTCATGACGAGAATGACGTCTGCATCCCGAATTGTTGACAGTCTGTGGGCAATCACAAAGCTGGTGCGATCCTTCATCAGCTCATTCATCGCCTGCTGAATCAAGGTCTCAGTCCGGGTGTCAACCGAGCTTGTCGCTTCATCGAGAATAAGGATGGAAGGATTGGCAAGAATAGCACGAGCAATCGTTAACAGCTGCTTCTGGCCTTGTGAGATATTAGATGCCTCTTCATTAAGAACCGTTTGATACCCATCTGGCAGTGTACGGATAAAATGATCCGCTCTAGCTGCAACTGCGGCTTGCCGAACCTCTGTCTCCGAAGCCGCCTCACGGCCGTATGCAATGTTGTCATAGATTGTACCGTTGAACAGCCATGTATCCTGCAGCACCATGCCGAACATGCTCCGCAGTCTGCTTCGCGGCATATCCGTAATATCTACACCATCAATTCGAATCGTGCCGCCTTGTACTTCGTAGAAGCGCATGAGCAGGTTAATAAGTGTTGTCTTGCCTGCCCCTGTCGGTCCTACGATGGCCACCGTCTGTCCCGGCTTCACATCGACATTCATATCAGTGATGAGCGGCTTGTCCTCGCTGTAGCCAAATTTTACATGCTCGAAGGTTACTGCACCCTGCACCTTGCTTGAAATACGGGCTGTATCCTGTTCAGGCACTTCTTCTGTTTCATCCAGCAGCTCGAACACACGCTCGGCCGAAGCCACCGTGGATTGGATGACATTCGCAATGTTAGCCAGCTGATTGATCGGCTGAGAGAACTGACGTGAATATTGAATAAACGCCAGGATACTTCCGACATCCAGTGACCGTGTCGATACGAGAATTCCCCCAACCACACAGATCAGCACATAGCCAATATTCCCGATGAACATCATGAGCGGCATGATCAGACCCGAAATAAACTGGGCCTTCCAGCCGGTCTCATAGAGCTCCTCATTGATCTTGTCAAAATTGCGGATCGACTGCTCTTCACGTCCAAATGCCTTAATGACATTATGCCCGGTGTACATCTCTTCAACATGACCATTCAGCTCGCCGAGTCTCTTCTGCTGGCCCACAAAATATCCCTGTGAACGGGAAGCGACTATGGCCACCACAATTAAGCTGAGCGGCAGCGTAAGCACTGTAATCAGTGTCAACAATGGACTGATCGTAAGCATCATGATGATGACACCGACCAATGTTACAAACGAGGTAATGAACTGCGCGAGACTCTGCTGCAGCGTATTGCTGATATTATCTACATCATTCGTAGCCCGGCTGAGGATTTCCCCGTGTGTTCTTCCATCAAAATATTTGAGCGGAAGCCGTGACAGCTTGTCGTTAATCTGCTCCCGCATCTCAAATACAACACGCTGTGAGACACCGGCCATGAGATACTGCTGTATATAAGCAAACAGAGAGCTCAATAGATACAGGGCACCAAGCCACATCAGAATTCTGGCAATCTCTACAAAATCAATGACCGCATTCGGATCAAACAGCGGCTCGGATAAAATATTTGTCGCCACCGCCATTAATTTAGGTGAAACAATCGTGAACACCGTGCTCAGAATAGCCATAATAAACACAACGATCAATATTGTGTTTTGCGGCTTCAGATAACGAACCAGCCTCTTCATCGTGCCTTTGAAATCCTTGGCCTTCTCAACCGGCCCACGGCCGGGATGGCCCCCTGGATGCTTCGGCCCTGCCGTACTGGACGGGTTCTGCGAAGCTTTATTTTTACGACTCATGCAATCTCCTCCTCTGACAGCTGTGAGGACACAATTTCTCGGTATACCTCACTATTTCGGAGCAGCTCGTCGTGAGTTCCACTGCCTACGATTACGCCTTCATCCATAACAAGAATCCGATCCGCATCTCTTACCGTGCTTACACGCTGGGCTACGATAATCACCGTTGAGTTGACGGTTTCGTCAACAAGAGCAGCTCTAAGCTTGGCATCCGTCTTGTAATCCAGAGCGGAGAAGCTGTCATCAAATACATAGATCTCCGGTCTGCGGACCAAGGCTCTCGCAATAGACAGTCGCTGCTTCTGTCCGCCTGATACATTGCTGCCTCCCTGCGAGATCATGCTCTCATATCCTTCCTCCATCCCGCTGATAAACTCAGCGGCCTGAGCGACCTCTGCAGCATGCCTTATCTCCTCCTCGGTTGCATCCTCCTTGCCGTAACGGATGTTGTCTGCGATGGTACCCGTGAATAGTACGGCTTTCTGCGGGACATATCCGATCTTCGAGCGCAGCTCTTGCTGAGAAATATCTTTTACATCGATGCCATTCACGCGAACACTGCCTTCGGTGACATCATAGAAGCGCGGGATCAACGCAAGCAGTGTTGATTTGCCCGACCCTGTTCCACCGATAATGGCAGTAATCTCTCCCGGCTGTGCCGTGAAGCTGATATCCTTAAGCGCATATTCCTCGGCGCCCGGATATTTGAACGACACATTATCAAATTCAAGTGTTCCATGCAGCTGACCAGCCGGCTTGGACACTTCAGGATCTGCAAGCTCCGGCTTCATTGTCAGCACTTCATTGATCCGAGCCGCAGAAGCTGCTGCCCGGGGCAGCATGACGAAGATGATCGACACCATCAGCAGAGAGAACATGATCTGCATGGCATATTGAATAAACGCCATCATATTCCCCACCTGGATCTCTCCCGTGTTGATCCGAAGACCGCCGAACCAAATAATAGCGATGACAGAGAAGTTCATCACCAGCATCATAACCGGCATCATGAAGGCCATAATCTTGTTCACCTTGATTGCGGTATCTGTGAGGTCACCATTCGCCTCGGTGAAGCGCACCTTCTCGTACCCGGTACGATTGAATGAACGGATGACTCGAATGCCTGTCAACTGCTCGCGCAGAACGAGATTCAGACGATCCAGCTTCTTCTGAATGGCCTTAAAGAGCGGCAGCCCCTTGAAGGCAATCAGCGCAATAGCTCCTGCAAGGATCGGAAGCGATACTACAAGAACAAGAGACAGCTTGGCATCTTGGGATATGGCCATTATAAGACCACCTATAAACATCAGCGGTGCACTGATCATCATCCGCAGCATCATCAGCAGCACGTTCTGAACCTGAGTAATATCATTCGTCGTTCTGGTGATGAGCGAAGCTGTTCCCACCTGGTCAAACTCGTGAAGAGAGAAATTCTCTACATGTCTAAACAATCGGCTGCGAAGATCACGTGCAAATTTGCCAGTAACCTGGGAGGACAGGAAGCTCACAAGAATCGAGCATACTGTACCGAGCAGAGCGACAATGAGCATTACACCGCCAATACTCCATATGTAAGAAACGTCCCCCTCTGGTATTCCAAAATTGACGATATCAGACATTAATGTAGGCAAGAATAAATCAGATAACGATTGCAGCAGAAGTAAAAAAACGACGAGCGCTACACCCGCCTTATACGGATTCAGCATCCGCAGCAGTTTCATCATGTGTGATCACTTCCTTTTGTTGAAAATCTATCTTTGCAGTGCGGGTCAGTGCTTATCCGCTTCTGTTCCTTATACTCGTACACACGAGTCAGTAATTTCGCTAATTGAGCACTATCCTCTTCACCTAGATATTCAATCATTTCCTTCATATTGCTAATGAGCTCGCGGTGAACGCCGCGGACTGCCTCTCGTCCGGCTTCAGTGATGGTAATCCGCATCACTCTGCGATCCGTCTCGTCCATTCTTCTCTCGACTAAACCCTGCTCCTCCAGCCCTTGAATGACAGGAGTAATGGTCGGCGCCTTGACCCGCATAATATCACTGATCTCGGATATCTTAAGCCCTTCAAGCTGATCCTTGGTCGTTGGACCATTCTCTTGAAATTCTGTAATCATCCGCCCGACCACAGCAGGATCGTGCTTCTCAGGCGTTTCCTTCCCTCGGATTAACGTAACCAGCAGCACAATCTCGCTCGGATTGCGGCCTTCCGTCTTAGGCTGCTTCCAATTGCTGCGGTTAAATCTCATAAATGCAAAGAGCAGATTCTGTGCTAGTATATCCTTCTCTTTCAATGCCTCACCCACTTTTTTTATTTGAACAAGATTCATAACGAAATTGCGGTGCAACGAATTAATTAGGTCTCCTAATTAATTATAAATCCATGCAGATTATATGCTTTTGCACTCCTAAGTGTCAAACCGGAACCTTGCAGAATTTTGCAAATCCATAATTTATATATTGGCTGTTCTTGGGCCTTCACATTCTCTTTATTCCATATAAAAAAGACGACCGTGACTCTATAGCCACAGCCGTCCATCCACAGAACTGTTATCCTTGCATCTATTCCATGCTCAGCTCATTACGATTCAGCATTAATAACTACTCTACTATACCTTGCTATACGCACTCTCAAAGTTAAAATAAGTCCGTGCATTCTCGTAGGATATGCCCTGCACGATACGGCCGAGCAGCTCAAGGTCATGCGGCGCCTCTCCGTTCTCTACCCATTCTCCAAGCAGATTGCACAGCAAGCGGCGGAAGTACTCATGCCGTGTGTAGGACAAGAAGCTTCTTGAATCGGTCAGCATGCCGACAAACCGGCTGAGCAGACCGACGTTGGACAATGCCTTCATCTGAGCGAGCATGCCGTCCTTCGTATCGTTGAACCACCATGCCGCACCGAGCTGGATTTTGCCAGGAATACCGTCACCCTGGAAGCTGCCAGCGATCGCAGCCAGCACTTCATTGTCTCGAGGATTGAGCGAATACAGGATCGTTCTTGGCAGCGCATCTTCACTAGCCAGTCCATCCAACAGCTTCACCAGCGGACCGGCAAGCGGGCTGTCATTCACGGAATCATAGCCGGTATCCGGGCCAAGCAGTCCGAGCATACGTGAGTTGTTGTTTCTTGCTGCATTGATATGGTATTGCATCGCCCAGCCGCGTGCCGCATACAGCTTGCCGAGGAAGATCAGTGTGTAGGTCTTATACTTCTGCTCCTCCAGCAGACTAGCCTTCTCGCCATTTAACACCTTGGCGAAGATGCCTGCTGCTTCCTCGCGGGTTACTTCCGCATACGGTACATAATCGAGCGCATGGTCGGACACACGTCCTCCAACAGAATGGAAGTAATCCACCCTTGCCTCCAGCACCTCAAGAAACGTATCGTAGCTCGTAATCGAACGTCCGGCGGTCTGCTCCAAGCGGGAGAGCCACTCGCCGAACCCTTCGCGGTTAATTTCAAGACCCTTATCAGGACGGAATGAAGGCAGCACCGCGGTATCAAAACCATTCAGATCCCGAATCGCGGTATGATATTCCAGTGTATCCGCAGGATCATCTGTCGTGCAGACTACGGTTACTTTAGATTTCGTAATCAAGTCGCGAGCACCAAAGCCTTCACCATTCAGTTTGGCATTTACTTTCTCCCAGATGACCGGCGCGTTCTTCTCATTAATCAGCTCATATACACCGAAGAAACGCTGCAGCTCCAGGTGTGACCACGCATATACCGGATTGCCGATCGTCATCGGCACGGTTCTTGCCCAAGCGAGGAACCGATCGTAATCGCTGACTCCCTCGCCTCCTGTTACATACTTCTCTTCAACGCCGTTTGCCCGCATCAGCCGCCATTTGTAATGATCGCCGTACAGCCAGGCTTCGGTTACATTGCGAAACGTTTTATTCTCATAAATCTCCTTGGGACTCAGGTGGCAGTGATAATCAATAATCGGCATATCCTTTGCATACTTCTCGTACAGCTCAATCGCTGTATCATTCGTAAGTAGAAATTGTTCATCCAAAAAAGACTTCATCTTCCTTACCCACTCCCTTTAGGTTGATTTTGGTTCGTTCAGGTTTATTTCTGATCTCAAACTCTAAGCTACACCCTTTCCCAAGAAAGTTCAACAATAAAATGAGAACGCTAACAAAAATGTTTGCTGAATGGACATGTGCGTACACTCACTGACATTTTTCGTGAGTTCATGCAATGTAAATGACTGTTGACTGACATCTCGGCATTGTGATGAACCGGAGAATTGAATAGAGAATTTGGATCAGGGAGGGCTTCTGGTGGCGAGAGTTATTTCTAATATACAAGTGAATGATCACATTGGTCTTCTGGAGGTGGAAGCCGCAAGCGGCGGAGCACCAGGACAATTCTATATGCTGCGCGCTTGGAATGCAGGGCCGCTGCTTCCGAGAGCGATCAGCATTTTTGATGTGAAGGAGCATTCTATACAATTTCTATACCAGGTGGTGGGGGAAGGTACTCGGCAGCTGTATCGTCTGCGGCAAGGGGAAGAAATTCAGATCACCGGACCTTTCGGTAACGGATTTCCCCAGCTGACTGGACGAGTAGCGCTTGTCGGCGGCGGCATTGGAGTCGCTCCCTTTTATTATGCTGCCAGGCAATACAAGAGTGCCGACCTCTACCTCGGCTTCAGTGAGCAACCCTATCTGGTTGAAGAATTCAGCAGGATGGCCTCCTCTGTCAAGGTTGATGTCGGAGGAAGCATCCTCGGCTGTCTGGTGTTCTCAGACTACGATCTTGTGATCGCCTGTGGACCGTCAGGCATGCTGAAGGCGGTACAAATGAAGCAAGCCGCAGAGGGTAGTCGTACGAACGTCTATATATCGGTAGAAAATAAAATGGCCTGTGCAGTAGGCGCCTGCCTCGCATGCAGTATCCAGCATCACTCCGGCAGAGTTCAGACCTGTACAGACGGTCCTGTATTCCGGGCGG
This sequence is a window from Paenibacillus urinalis. Protein-coding genes within it:
- a CDS encoding serpin family protein codes for the protein MLMTKRGKAVKRSFLAIMLVLGLSACASQADVKGEIPQSLSTLPAKVEQISSEERDRLAAALDPVLIQSQNTLGIQLMEELQAQDAAPKNVLISPYSIASALTLAYTGSNGVTEQEMAEVLGLTGLSMEGVNEASRIYMQLLNSPGQGVELMTANSVWVDTGYTLKPAFLEAAGTSYGAEILEAELSSEEAMNSINTWVSERTEGLIDKMLSEPLDSAVRAYLLNALYFKGTWLYTFDENLTKEEAFTTGDGTELNIPMMHDTNLYGYKESEDWQAVRLPYRDSSMNMLVILPAEGKSLDDTMKQLIQQPEVFAAPFDEHLVQLSMPKYKVEYEAGLVDSLKNMGMKSAFGQGADFSRMSGGNLFISDVQHKAVLEVNEKGSEAAAATSVAMEESAAMVTDTKVMNINRPFFTVIEDEDTGAWLFVGSINDPMGTQ
- a CDS encoding ABC transporter ATP-binding protein — its product is MSRKNKASQNPSSTAGPKHPGGHPGRGPVEKAKDFKGTMKRLVRYLKPQNTILIVVFIMAILSTVFTIVSPKLMAVATNILSEPLFDPNAVIDFVEIARILMWLGALYLLSSLFAYIQQYLMAGVSQRVVFEMREQINDKLSRLPLKYFDGRTHGEILSRATNDVDNISNTLQQSLAQFITSFVTLVGVIIMMLTISPLLTLITVLTLPLSLIVVAIVASRSQGYFVGQQKRLGELNGHVEEMYTGHNVIKAFGREEQSIRNFDKINEELYETGWKAQFISGLIMPLMMFIGNIGYVLICVVGGILVSTRSLDVGSILAFIQYSRQFSQPINQLANIANVIQSTVASAERVFELLDETEEVPEQDTARISSKVQGAVTFEHVKFGYSEDKPLITDMNVDVKPGQTVAIVGPTGAGKTTLINLLMRFYEVQGGTIRIDGVDITDMPRSRLRSMFGMVLQDTWLFNGTIYDNIAYGREAASETEVRQAAVAARADHFIRTLPDGYQTVLNEEASNISQGQKQLLTIARAILANPSILILDEATSSVDTRTETLIQQAMNELMKDRTSFVIAHRLSTIRDADVILVMNHGDVIEKGTHEELLMANGFYAELYNSQFTEVG
- a CDS encoding ABC transporter ATP-binding protein, whose protein sequence is MMKLLRMLNPYKAGVALVVFLLLLQSLSDLFLPTLMSDIVNFGIPEGDVSYIWSIGGVMLIVALLGTVCSILVSFLSSQVTGKFARDLRSRLFRHVENFSLHEFDQVGTASLITRTTNDITQVQNVLLMMLRMMISAPLMFIGGLIMAISQDAKLSLVLVVSLPILAGAIALIAFKGLPLFKAIQKKLDRLNLVLREQLTGIRVIRSFNRTGYEKVRFTEANGDLTDTAIKVNKIMAFMMPVMMLVMNFSVIAIIWFGGLRINTGEIQVGNMMAFIQYAMQIMFSLLMVSIIFVMLPRAAASAARINEVLTMKPELADPEVSKPAGQLHGTLEFDNVSFKYPGAEEYALKDISFTAQPGEITAIIGGTGSGKSTLLALIPRFYDVTEGSVRVNGIDVKDISQQELRSKIGYVPQKAVLFTGTIADNIRYGKEDATEEEIRHAAEVAQAAEFISGMEEGYESMISQGGSNVSGGQKQRLSIARALVRRPEIYVFDDSFSALDYKTDAKLRAALVDETVNSTVIIVAQRVSTVRDADRILVMDEGVIVGSGTHDELLRNSEVYREIVSSQLSEEEIA
- a CDS encoding MarR family winged helix-turn-helix transcriptional regulator, encoding MHRNFVMNLVQIKKVGEALKEKDILAQNLLFAFMRFNRSNWKQPKTEGRNPSEIVLLVTLIRGKETPEKHDPAVVGRMITEFQENGPTTKDQLEGLKISEISDIMRVKAPTITPVIQGLEEQGLVERRMDETDRRVMRITITEAGREAVRGVHRELISNMKEMIEYLGEEDSAQLAKLLTRVYEYKEQKRISTDPHCKDRFSTKGSDHT
- the uxaC gene encoding glucuronate isomerase, producing the protein MKSFLDEQFLLTNDTAIELYEKYAKDMPIIDYHCHLSPKEIYENKTFRNVTEAWLYGDHYKWRLMRANGVEEKYVTGGEGVSDYDRFLAWARTVPMTIGNPVYAWSHLELQRFFGVYELINEKNAPVIWEKVNAKLNGEGFGARDLITKSKVTVVCTTDDPADTLEYHTAIRDLNGFDTAVLPSFRPDKGLEINREGFGEWLSRLEQTAGRSITSYDTFLEVLEARVDYFHSVGGRVSDHALDYVPYAEVTREEAAGIFAKVLNGEKASLLEEQKYKTYTLIFLGKLYAARGWAMQYHINAARNNNSRMLGLLGPDTGYDSVNDSPLAGPLVKLLDGLASEDALPRTILYSLNPRDNEVLAAIAGSFQGDGIPGKIQLGAAWWFNDTKDGMLAQMKALSNVGLLSRFVGMLTDSRSFLSYTRHEYFRRLLCNLLGEWVENGEAPHDLELLGRIVQGISYENARTYFNFESAYSKV
- a CDS encoding dihydroorotate dehydrogenase electron transfer subunit, giving the protein MARVISNIQVNDHIGLLEVEAASGGAPGQFYMLRAWNAGPLLPRAISIFDVKEHSIQFLYQVVGEGTRQLYRLRQGEEIQITGPFGNGFPQLTGRVALVGGGIGVAPFYYAARQYKSADLYLGFSEQPYLVEEFSRMASSVKVDVGGSILGCLVFSDYDLVIACGPSGMLKAVQMKQAAEGSRTNVYISVENKMACAVGACLACSIQHHSGRVQTCTDGPVFRAEEVTLL